A part of Saccharomonospora amisosensis genomic DNA contains:
- the folK gene encoding 2-amino-4-hydroxy-6-hydroxymethyldihydropteridine diphosphokinase, whose protein sequence is MSRAVLSLGSNLGDRLAYLRLAVEGLADRIVAVSSVYQTRPWGVPDQPDFLNAVCIVDDPEADHWAWLRAGQELERRAGRVRQRRWGPRTLDVDVVTVDGVRSDDPELLLPHPGTAERATVLIPWLEIDPAARVPGHGRAADLLAALPEADREAVTPRRDLRLWP, encoded by the coding sequence GCAGGGCCGTGTTGTCGCTCGGTTCGAACCTTGGCGACCGACTGGCGTACCTGCGGCTCGCCGTCGAAGGGCTCGCCGACCGAATCGTCGCGGTTTCCAGCGTGTACCAGACGCGTCCGTGGGGCGTGCCGGACCAGCCGGACTTCCTCAACGCGGTCTGCATCGTCGACGACCCCGAAGCCGATCACTGGGCGTGGCTGCGTGCCGGTCAGGAACTGGAGCGCAGGGCCGGCCGGGTACGGCAACGGCGCTGGGGCCCGCGCACGCTCGATGTCGACGTGGTCACCGTGGACGGGGTTCGTAGCGACGACCCCGAACTGCTGCTGCCGCATCCCGGCACCGCCGAGCGGGCGACCGTGCTCATCCCGTGGCTGGAGATCGACCCGGCGGCGCGGGTGCCGGGACACGGCCGCGCCGCCGACCTGCTTGCCGCGCTCCCCGAGGCCGACCGGGAAGCCGTCACCCCACGCCGCGACCTTCGGCTGTGGCCATAA
- a CDS encoding MerR family transcriptional regulator, with the protein MEPVRGEPAVFTIGELSRRTGLSVKTIRYYSDEGLLPPTDRTSAGYRLYDTTSLARLELVRTLRELGVGLADVRRVLARTQDVSTVAAKHLEVLEEQLRVLRLRRAVLRAVVKRGGELNEVKLMNKLASMSDEERRRLVDEFWDEVSEGLDVDSEFYDRMRSAKPELPDDPTPRQLEAWIEFAELVRDPEFRGLTRRMSERQAERGQVATTDTAARAQQEHWCEWSDRAQAAVDQGLAADSPTGRELADEIAARSAAEGVADTPRFRAELAGRIAEGADPRAERYWQLLAIINDWPAVPSRNEAARWIVAALRATAD; encoded by the coding sequence ATGGAGCCGGTGAGGGGAGAACCAGCCGTGTTCACGATCGGAGAACTGTCACGCAGGACCGGATTGTCGGTCAAGACCATCCGCTACTACTCCGACGAGGGCTTGCTGCCCCCCACCGACCGCACGAGCGCGGGCTACCGGCTGTACGACACCACCTCGCTGGCGAGGCTGGAACTGGTGCGCACACTGCGCGAGTTGGGGGTCGGCCTCGCCGACGTGCGACGCGTGCTCGCCCGCACTCAGGACGTCAGCACCGTGGCGGCCAAGCACCTGGAGGTGCTCGAAGAGCAGCTGCGCGTGCTGCGGCTGCGCAGGGCGGTGCTTCGTGCGGTCGTCAAACGAGGTGGCGAACTGAACGAGGTGAAACTGATGAACAAGCTGGCTTCGATGTCCGATGAGGAGCGCAGGCGACTCGTCGACGAGTTCTGGGACGAGGTGAGCGAGGGGCTCGATGTCGACTCGGAGTTCTACGACAGGATGCGGTCGGCCAAACCGGAACTGCCTGACGACCCGACCCCGCGACAACTCGAAGCGTGGATCGAGTTCGCGGAACTGGTCCGTGATCCCGAGTTCCGAGGCCTTACCCGGAGGATGAGCGAGCGGCAGGCCGAGCGCGGGCAGGTGGCGACCACCGACACCGCCGCACGCGCTCAGCAGGAGCACTGGTGCGAGTGGAGCGATCGCGCGCAGGCGGCTGTCGACCAGGGGCTGGCTGCGGACTCGCCGACCGGCCGGGAACTCGCCGACGAGATCGCGGCACGTTCGGCGGCCGAAGGTGTCGCCGACACCCCGAGGTTCCGTGCCGAACTCGCCGGCCGAATCGCCGAAGGGGCAGATCCACGCGCCGAGCGGTACTGGCAACTACTCGCGATCATCAACGACTGGCCTGCCGTCCCGAGCCGCAACGAGGCCGCACGGTGGATCGTTGCCGCGCTCCGCGCGACGGCGGACTGA
- a CDS encoding DUF3180 domain-containing protein, with product MHFTRPRELVFATLLGFGLALLLFQAAYDTLPSLPPPAGTTLLVLAVVETGLAFVIRGRIRSRRVVTGVWIARAVALAKASSLLGALMLGVWLGALAFLLPRAERLTAASEDLPAAIIGVACAAALIAAALWLEYCCRAPEPRDRDHDQKKTG from the coding sequence ATGCACTTCACGCGGCCACGTGAGTTGGTCTTCGCCACCTTGCTCGGCTTCGGACTGGCGCTGCTGCTCTTCCAGGCCGCGTACGACACGCTGCCGAGTCTGCCTCCGCCCGCGGGCACCACTTTGTTGGTGCTCGCCGTGGTCGAGACCGGGTTGGCCTTCGTGATCAGGGGGCGCATCCGTTCCCGTCGGGTGGTGACGGGCGTCTGGATCGCGCGTGCTGTGGCGCTCGCGAAGGCGTCGTCATTGCTGGGTGCGTTGATGCTCGGGGTCTGGCTCGGCGCGCTGGCGTTCCTCCTGCCACGCGCGGAGCGGCTCACGGCCGCGTCGGAAGATCTTCCAGCAGCGATCATCGGGGTGGCGTGCGCTGCCGCTCTGATCGCCGCGGCGCTGTGGCTGGAGTACTGTTGCCGCGCGCCGGAGCCGCGTGATCGGGACCACGATCAGAAGAAAACCGGTTAG
- a CDS encoding DUF6779 domain-containing protein: MSGVGEDSRGRASGRPLFAAGVLLAIAATVAMVFTEDLRWLRLGIIAALWAALIGGFVAARYRKQAATTEQAAAKAQEIYELELEREIAARREFELDVEAQTRERVEDETQEELQALRSEVTALRESLQALFGGEVLWERVALTAQSTRMRSLTEEPRVVTAGDSNGGRPAQITAGKKLAELAERPTELIAAVREFEAQSSQQAEHSAFDQSAFDQSAFDQSAFDHVEAEPEQQPEQPRTRFVPRPSRPAEQSRPSQRPVEPATRRVQPVDRGGLPGAREAAARARAEMSRPRQQPVNRPAARAERSRTESASAESRGVQGAATKAAHPPPTPPTRPAQHAPARSGPPADPARSAADKQEANPSSAARPQRPTKRQSPPEQPTEFTGGLDLDSAPTRTTRPPMEAERAARTTRREPAAEPQTRVTEPTPPQPNPTLPPEIREVRSRPGGRRRRAEPDDVEVPAVSGGRRYRSDDEPPPWEAFGETSGSRGGPEGRRAAGDTAGDYAAETDESSGSHAEGRSVSELLAAHGANVSRPRRRRRAD; encoded by the coding sequence ATGAGTGGCGTGGGTGAGGACTCGCGCGGCCGCGCGTCGGGTCGGCCGCTGTTCGCTGCCGGCGTGCTCCTCGCCATCGCAGCCACGGTAGCCATGGTGTTCACCGAGGATCTGCGCTGGCTACGCCTCGGGATCATCGCCGCGCTGTGGGCCGCCCTGATAGGCGGGTTCGTGGCGGCGAGATACCGCAAGCAGGCGGCGACCACCGAGCAGGCGGCGGCGAAGGCGCAGGAGATCTACGAGCTGGAGCTCGAACGCGAGATCGCAGCTCGCCGAGAGTTCGAGCTGGATGTCGAGGCGCAGACCAGGGAACGGGTTGAGGACGAGACGCAGGAGGAGCTACAGGCCCTGCGCTCGGAAGTCACCGCTCTGCGTGAGAGCCTGCAGGCGCTGTTCGGCGGTGAGGTGCTGTGGGAGCGGGTCGCGCTCACCGCGCAGTCGACCAGGATGCGGTCGCTGACGGAGGAGCCGAGGGTGGTCACCGCGGGCGACTCCAACGGCGGCAGACCGGCGCAGATCACGGCAGGCAAGAAGCTGGCCGAACTCGCGGAGCGACCCACCGAACTGATCGCTGCCGTCCGAGAGTTCGAAGCACAGTCATCACAGCAGGCCGAACACTCCGCCTTCGACCAATCTGCCTTCGACCAATCTGCCTTCGACCAATCTGCCTTCGACCATGTCGAGGCCGAGCCGGAGCAGCAGCCGGAGCAGCCGAGGACCAGATTCGTTCCGCGCCCTTCGCGGCCGGCCGAGCAGAGCAGACCCTCCCAGCGGCCGGTCGAACCCGCCACGCGCAGGGTGCAGCCCGTCGACCGCGGCGGCCTGCCGGGTGCGCGTGAAGCGGCGGCCAGGGCGAGAGCCGAGATGTCGAGGCCTCGGCAGCAGCCGGTGAATCGGCCCGCCGCGCGAGCGGAGCGATCCCGAACCGAATCGGCCTCCGCCGAGTCGCGCGGTGTGCAAGGCGCGGCTACGAAGGCGGCTCACCCGCCGCCAACCCCTCCCACGCGACCGGCCCAGCACGCCCCTGCACGCAGCGGGCCACCTGCCGACCCCGCGAGGTCCGCGGCGGACAAGCAGGAGGCCAATCCTTCCTCGGCCGCGCGGCCGCAGCGCCCGACGAAACGGCAGTCCCCTCCCGAACAACCCACCGAGTTCACCGGCGGGCTCGACCTGGATTCCGCGCCCACGAGAACCACGCGGCCTCCGATGGAGGCCGAGCGTGCGGCCAGGACCACGAGGCGCGAACCGGCAGCCGAACCACAGACCCGCGTCACCGAACCGACGCCGCCGCAGCCGAATCCGACGTTGCCCCCCGAAATCCGGGAGGTGCGAAGCAGGCCGGGCGGTCGCAGGCGCAGGGCCGAGCCCGACGACGTCGAGGTCCCCGCCGTGTCCGGCGGCAGGCGATACCGGTCCGACGACGAGCCGCCCCCGTGGGAGGCCTTCGGCGAAACCTCCGGCTCCCGGGGCGGACCGGAAGGTCGCAGGGCTGCCGGGGACACCGCGGGCGACTACGCCGCGGAGACCGACGAGTCGTCCGGGTCGCATGCCGAAGGCCGCTCGGTGAGCGAGTTGCTGGCCGCCCACGGTGCGAACGTGTCAAGGCCGCGCCGCAGGCGCCGCGCAGACTGA
- a CDS encoding PrsW family intramembrane metalloprotease, protein MLLPIAGLVGVALCGLLVLTLATVRVGVVAVAIGVVASTLPVTLVVAAFLWIDRWEPEPAKLLLLTFAWGAFVATLTALLINDTAEAVGDLLLGTGSGGKVSALVSAPLVEEAVKAVPVFAILLRRSQEFDGLVDGIVYAGISAAGFAFTENIYYFGRAFAEYGFGDGASAGVLAAFLLRGVLSPFAHPLFTVLTGIGVGLVVRAGRRSLKVLVPLGAYLCAVFLHALWNAAATLGGAATFLDVYFLIMVPIFIAVLLLVLWQRRREQRIIAAALPQLAANGWIARSEVPLLASLRGRRRWRGQARKESGRHAARAVAAYQASVTELAFQRRWSTEEGGTSGRHDDLVDVVMQARAEAVRLAAR, encoded by the coding sequence GTGTTGTTGCCGATCGCGGGTCTCGTGGGGGTGGCGTTGTGTGGCCTGCTCGTGCTCACGCTGGCCACCGTCAGGGTCGGCGTGGTGGCGGTGGCCATCGGTGTCGTGGCCTCGACCCTTCCTGTCACCCTGGTGGTGGCGGCCTTCCTGTGGATCGACAGGTGGGAGCCGGAGCCTGCCAAGCTGTTGCTGCTCACCTTCGCCTGGGGCGCGTTCGTGGCGACACTCACCGCCCTGCTGATCAACGACACCGCTGAAGCGGTGGGTGACCTGCTGCTGGGTACGGGCAGTGGCGGCAAGGTGAGCGCACTCGTTTCCGCACCGCTGGTCGAGGAGGCGGTCAAGGCGGTGCCGGTATTCGCGATCCTGCTGCGTCGTTCGCAGGAGTTCGACGGCCTGGTGGACGGCATCGTGTACGCCGGTATCAGCGCGGCCGGGTTCGCCTTCACCGAGAACATCTACTACTTCGGGCGAGCGTTCGCCGAGTACGGCTTCGGCGACGGGGCGAGCGCGGGTGTGCTCGCGGCGTTCCTGCTGCGCGGTGTGCTCTCCCCGTTCGCGCACCCGCTGTTCACGGTGCTGACGGGTATCGGCGTCGGCCTCGTCGTCAGGGCAGGCCGTCGCTCGCTGAAGGTGCTGGTTCCGCTGGGGGCCTACCTGTGTGCGGTGTTCCTGCACGCGCTGTGGAACGCGGCCGCAACCCTGGGCGGCGCCGCGACGTTCCTCGACGTCTATTTTCTGATCATGGTGCCGATCTTCATCGCGGTGTTGCTGCTTGTGCTGTGGCAGCGTCGACGCGAACAGCGGATCATCGCCGCGGCCTTGCCTCAGCTGGCGGCCAACGGCTGGATCGCGCGCTCGGAGGTGCCGTTGCTGGCCAGTCTGCGCGGCAGAAGGCGCTGGCGCGGGCAGGCGCGCAAGGAGTCGGGCAGGCACGCAGCCAGGGCTGTGGCCGCCTACCAGGCGAGTGTCACAGAGCTGGCGTTCCAGCGCCGGTGGTCGACCGAGGAGGGCGGTACGAGCGGTCGCCATGACGACCTCGTCGACGTCGTCATGCAGGCCAGGGCTGAAGCGGTACGGCTGGCGGCTCGGTGA
- a CDS encoding Rossmann-like and DUF2520 domain-containing protein — MTRPARLAVGVVSAGRVGSVLGAALARAGHTVVAASGVSDASVRRAERLLPGVPLLAPDEVARQADLVLLALPDDALGPMVNGLAATGAFRAGQIVVHTSGAHGVGVLTPAVEAGALPLALHPVMTFTGRPEDLERMSACSVGVTATEADEAAWNVGEALTVEMGAEPVRIPEQTRPLYHAALAHGANHLVTLVADCVQLLRSGGVRTPERLLAPLLSAALDNVLRQGDRALTGPVARGDTGTVTTHLGVLARRAPELLPAYTVLARRTVMRARDAGLLGGVEAAEITNLLDDGRDA; from the coding sequence ATGACACGCCCTGCCCGACTCGCGGTAGGCGTGGTATCGGCAGGCAGGGTCGGCAGCGTGCTGGGTGCCGCGCTGGCCCGTGCCGGGCACACGGTGGTGGCGGCGTCCGGCGTCTCGGACGCGTCGGTGCGGCGAGCCGAGCGGTTGTTGCCCGGAGTGCCCCTGCTGGCGCCCGACGAGGTGGCGAGGCAGGCCGATCTCGTGCTGCTCGCCCTTCCCGACGACGCGCTCGGCCCGATGGTGAACGGGCTCGCGGCGACCGGGGCTTTCCGCGCCGGGCAGATTGTCGTGCACACCTCCGGCGCTCACGGCGTCGGTGTGCTGACACCCGCGGTCGAGGCGGGTGCGCTCCCGCTAGCACTGCATCCCGTGATGACGTTCACCGGCCGCCCCGAGGACCTGGAGCGGATGTCCGCCTGCAGCGTCGGCGTCACGGCAACGGAGGCTGACGAGGCCGCCTGGAACGTCGGTGAGGCGCTGACCGTGGAGATGGGTGCGGAACCCGTCCGAATACCCGAGCAGACGCGCCCGCTCTACCACGCCGCACTCGCGCACGGTGCCAACCATCTCGTCACACTGGTCGCGGACTGCGTGCAACTGCTGCGCTCCGGGGGAGTGCGGACCCCGGAGCGGCTACTCGCTCCGCTACTGTCCGCCGCGCTGGACAACGTGCTGCGGCAGGGCGACCGTGCACTCACCGGCCCGGTGGCACGCGGCGACACTGGCACGGTGACCACCCACCTCGGTGTCCTCGCGCGACGCGCCCCGGAGCTGCTGCCCGCCTACACGGTCCTGGCACGCAGGACGGTCATGCGGGCGCGCGATGCGGGCCTGCTCGGCGGTGTCGAGGCAGCCGAGATCACCAACCTGCTCGACGACGGACGTGATGCTTGA
- the panC gene encoding pantoate--beta-alanine ligase, with protein sequence MSTPRFSRGELNTYRKPGEVRQVTAALRAVGRNVALVPTMGALHAGHRELLRRAKRLPNTVVAASIFVNPLQFGAGEDFEAYPRPLERDLEVLADAGVEIAFTPSEADLYEPEAAVTVQPGVLGTELEGQHRPGHFAGVLTVVAKLFNIVRPHYAFFGEKDYQQLVLIRRMVRDLNMETRVLGVPTVREPDGLALSSRNVYLRPSEREQAVALSAALTAGAHAGQRGAEAVLREARRTLAACPEVAVDYLELRGTDLGPAPVDGEARLLVAARVGTTRLIDNVGVSLGSAAEQPRERAGEDAGV encoded by the coding sequence GTGAGTACACCCAGGTTCAGCCGGGGCGAGTTGAACACCTACCGCAAGCCCGGCGAGGTCAGGCAGGTCACCGCGGCGCTGCGCGCGGTCGGCCGCAACGTGGCGCTCGTACCCACGATGGGCGCGTTGCATGCTGGTCACCGCGAGTTGCTTCGCCGCGCGAAGCGGCTGCCGAACACCGTCGTGGCCGCATCGATCTTCGTCAACCCGCTGCAGTTCGGCGCGGGCGAGGACTTCGAGGCCTACCCGCGGCCGCTCGAACGCGACCTCGAGGTGCTGGCCGACGCGGGGGTGGAGATCGCGTTCACCCCGAGCGAAGCCGACCTCTACGAGCCCGAGGCCGCGGTGACCGTGCAGCCCGGTGTACTCGGCACCGAACTGGAGGGGCAACACCGGCCGGGGCACTTCGCCGGGGTGCTGACAGTGGTGGCGAAGTTGTTCAACATCGTCCGCCCGCACTACGCCTTCTTCGGGGAGAAGGACTACCAGCAGTTGGTGCTCATCCGGCGAATGGTGCGCGACCTGAACATGGAGACCAGGGTGCTGGGGGTGCCCACAGTGCGGGAGCCGGACGGTCTCGCACTCTCGTCACGCAACGTTTACTTGCGCCCCTCGGAGCGTGAGCAGGCGGTGGCCCTTTCCGCCGCGCTCACCGCGGGCGCGCATGCCGGGCAGCGGGGAGCTGAGGCGGTGCTGCGTGAGGCACGGCGCACGCTCGCCGCGTGCCCCGAGGTGGCTGTCGACTACCTGGAGTTGCGTGGTACCGATCTCGGTCCCGCGCCCGTCGACGGCGAGGCGCGGCTGCTGGTGGCCGCGAGGGTGGGGACAACCCGCCTGATCGACAACGTCGGTGTTTCGTTGGGTTCGGCTGCCGAGCAGCCGCGCGAGCGGGCCGGCGAGGACGCAGGGGTGTAG
- the panD gene encoding aspartate 1-decarboxylase: MYRTMLKSKIHRATVTQADLHYVGSVTVDERLMEAADLLPGEQVTIVDVTNGARLETYVITGERDSGVIGINGAAAHLVHPGDIVILIAYGHMDSAEAAAFRPRVVFVDADNRVVEAGEDPADVPAGSGLVSGALPVGQQHGESRAFPVAETVDAARLDALLHAEG, from the coding sequence ATGTACCGCACGATGTTGAAGTCCAAGATCCACCGGGCAACGGTGACGCAGGCGGACCTGCACTACGTCGGTTCGGTCACGGTCGACGAGCGGCTCATGGAGGCGGCGGACCTGCTCCCGGGCGAGCAGGTCACCATCGTCGACGTCACCAACGGCGCGCGGTTGGAGACCTACGTCATCACGGGCGAACGGGACAGCGGTGTCATCGGGATCAATGGTGCGGCGGCGCACCTGGTACATCCCGGCGACATCGTCATCCTGATCGCGTACGGGCACATGGACTCCGCCGAGGCGGCCGCTTTCCGCCCCCGGGTGGTGTTCGTCGACGCGGACAACCGCGTCGTCGAAGCCGGTGAGGATCCCGCGGACGTGCCGGCGGGCTCTGGTCTCGTGAGCGGCGCGTTGCCGGTCGGTCAGCAGCACGGCGAGTCGCGGGCCTTCCCGGTCGCTGAGACGGTCGACGCCGCGCGGCTCGACGCGCTGCTGCACGCGGAGGGCTAG
- a CDS encoding type III pantothenate kinase — MLLTVDVGNTNIVLGLHSGRGENAELVRDWRMRTDARMTADELSLTMRGLLGRYADKVTGICALSTVPAVLRELRTMLSRYYPNVPKVVVEPGVRTGVPLLVDNPKEVGGDRLVNTLAAHHLHNTACVVVDFGTSTNVDAISAKGEFLGGAFAPGIDISVDALASRAAALRKVELVAPRSVIGKNTVECLQSGILYGFAGQVDGLVRRIIKELVSTPGERVEVIATGGLAPLVLNESETITEHVPELTLLGLRLAYERNITGGRPAAR, encoded by the coding sequence GTGCTGCTCACCGTCGATGTCGGTAACACCAACATCGTGCTCGGCCTCCACTCCGGGCGCGGGGAGAACGCCGAGTTGGTGCGGGACTGGCGGATGCGCACCGACGCGCGGATGACTGCCGACGAGCTTTCCCTGACGATGCGTGGGCTGCTCGGCCGTTACGCCGACAAGGTCACCGGGATCTGTGCGCTGTCCACGGTGCCCGCGGTGCTCCGCGAGCTGCGGACGATGCTCTCCCGGTACTACCCGAACGTGCCGAAGGTCGTCGTGGAACCTGGGGTGCGCACGGGAGTCCCGCTGCTGGTGGACAACCCCAAGGAGGTAGGGGGTGACCGGCTTGTCAACACCCTCGCCGCACACCACCTGCACAACACCGCCTGTGTGGTCGTGGACTTCGGCACCTCCACCAATGTTGATGCCATCTCGGCGAAGGGCGAGTTCCTCGGCGGCGCCTTCGCGCCCGGCATCGACATTTCCGTGGACGCCTTGGCGTCACGCGCCGCAGCGCTGCGCAAGGTCGAGTTGGTGGCGCCAAGATCGGTGATCGGTAAGAACACGGTCGAGTGCCTGCAATCAGGAATCCTGTACGGATTCGCGGGACAGGTCGACGGCCTGGTGCGGCGGATCATCAAGGAACTGGTGTCCACTCCTGGCGAACGGGTAGAGGTGATCGCGACGGGCGGACTCGCCCCGCTTGTGCTCAACGAGTCGGAAACGATCACCGAGCACGTGCCGGAGTTGACGCTGCTCGGCCTGCGGCTGGCCTATGAGCGCAACATCACCGGCGGACGGCCCGCAGCGCGGTAG
- a CDS encoding class I SAM-dependent methyltransferase, whose amino-acid sequence MNDVPRDPAEHVRALRAASFGARARAYAEHRPDYPTEAVEWGLEPAGMVKRLLDLAAGTGKLAATLRAFGAVTAVEPDLDMLTQLRESLPDVAALKGTAEEIPLRNGSMDAVCIGQAFHWFDGEAALEDIARVLRPGGVVLLLWNDDDEVYPWVAEFAALMKSGGGRAYPHRLPSHEAFCPFQRDRFPHVQRRTAHSMVETLATHSHVLISSERERAALLRRARQILASRPQTARGEFDRPMVTTALRAVRR is encoded by the coding sequence ATGAACGATGTGCCGCGAGATCCCGCCGAACACGTCCGCGCCCTTCGCGCGGCATCGTTCGGCGCGCGGGCACGCGCCTACGCCGAACACCGGCCCGATTACCCGACCGAAGCGGTGGAGTGGGGGCTCGAACCGGCGGGGATGGTGAAACGGCTGCTCGATCTCGCGGCGGGAACCGGGAAACTCGCCGCGACACTGCGGGCATTCGGCGCGGTCACCGCCGTCGAGCCCGACCTCGACATGCTCACGCAGTTGCGCGAGTCACTGCCCGATGTCGCCGCGCTGAAAGGAACCGCGGAAGAAATCCCACTACGAAACGGATCGATGGACGCGGTCTGCATCGGGCAGGCGTTCCACTGGTTCGACGGCGAGGCCGCGCTCGAGGACATCGCGCGAGTCCTTCGCCCTGGCGGTGTCGTGCTGCTGCTGTGGAACGACGACGACGAGGTCTACCCGTGGGTCGCGGAGTTCGCCGCGCTCATGAAGTCCGGCGGCGGCAGAGCCTACCCCCACCGGCTGCCCTCACACGAAGCGTTCTGCCCGTTTCAGCGCGACCGGTTTCCGCACGTGCAACGTCGCACCGCGCACAGCATGGTAGAGACGCTCGCGACTCACTCACACGTACTGATCTCCTCCGAGCGCGAACGCGCGGCACTACTGCGGCGGGCAAGGCAGATCCTGGCGTCGCGACCACAAACAGCGCGGGGCGAGTTCGACAGGCCGATGGTGACTACCGCGCTGCGGGCCGTCCGCCGGTGA
- a CDS encoding histone-like nucleoid-structuring protein Lsr2: MAQKVLVSLVDDLDGSEAEETVEFGLDGVSYEIDLSAENAEELRDALAQYVEHARRAGGRKRAGTRSAVKAPGRSAAVDREQNQAIRAWARKNGYEVSDRGRIPSEVVEAYHKRN, encoded by the coding sequence ATGGCGCAGAAGGTCCTCGTCTCCCTCGTGGATGATCTGGACGGTTCGGAGGCCGAGGAGACGGTGGAGTTCGGGCTGGACGGCGTCAGCTACGAGATCGACCTGTCAGCGGAAAATGCCGAAGAATTGCGTGATGCTCTCGCTCAGTATGTCGAGCACGCCCGCAGGGCCGGTGGTCGCAAGCGGGCAGGCACCCGTTCGGCTGTGAAGGCGCCCGGACGCTCGGCGGCGGTTGACCGCGAGCAGAACCAGGCGATTCGCGCGTGGGCACGCAAGAACGGTTACGAGGTTTCCGACCGAGGCCGTATCCCGTCGGAAGTGGTCGAGGCATACCACAAGCGGAACTGA
- a CDS encoding helix-turn-helix domain-containing protein: MVRWDLRDRPPHEQRVLPNLSVHVVFSRDAPGVWPPSRGVFSNVLHGKDQVLGVRMRPGCCGAVLGRSVNELGGERRSLGEVFGAGAGETQEAILRADSTREMVASADRFLRASAPRPTPAEQRVAAAVERVAGDPTIISVRQLSAATGMPTRTLQRLFVEHVGVGPKWAIRVYRINEAAKRAGGESRPDWATIAAELGYSDQAHFTRDFTAAVGISPATYRRMESQRAEI, from the coding sequence ATCGTCCGGTGGGATCTGCGCGACCGCCCGCCACACGAGCAGCGGGTGTTGCCGAATCTGAGCGTGCACGTGGTGTTCAGCCGCGACGCCCCCGGCGTATGGCCCCCGAGTCGCGGGGTCTTTTCCAACGTTCTCCATGGCAAGGACCAGGTCCTGGGTGTACGGATGCGGCCCGGCTGTTGCGGCGCGGTGCTCGGTAGATCAGTGAATGAACTCGGCGGCGAGCGAAGGTCGTTGGGTGAGGTGTTCGGCGCGGGTGCCGGCGAGACGCAGGAAGCGATCCTGCGCGCGGACTCCACCCGGGAAATGGTCGCCTCGGCCGACCGGTTCCTGCGGGCGAGCGCGCCAAGGCCAACGCCTGCCGAACAACGAGTGGCCGCCGCAGTGGAACGCGTAGCGGGAGACCCGACGATCATCAGCGTCCGACAACTGAGTGCCGCAACCGGAATGCCGACTCGCACCCTGCAGCGACTGTTCGTCGAACACGTCGGAGTCGGCCCGAAGTGGGCTATCAGGGTTTACCGGATCAACGAGGCCGCCAAACGAGCAGGCGGCGAATCGCGGCCGGACTGGGCGACGATCGCGGCCGAACTGGGCTACAGCGATCAAGCCCATTTCACACGGGACTTCACCGCCGCCGTGGGCATCTCCCCCGCCACTTATCGTCGCATGGAGTCGCAACGCGCTGAAATATGA
- a CDS encoding TIGR03086 family metal-binding protein has translation MTELKEPISCAAREFGQIVRAVPADKLQAATPCDEYDVRGLCNHLLFWMPRLLAAVSKDTPAPLGDGERAAELVVGDWADRLAAQALELADALRDPAAWQGSTSIAGGELPAAMVGRMALCEFVVHGWDLAAATGLPARYESDVAVAAEQVMREIGEQGRQFKAFGPEVPLGDDASVLDRVVALSGRDPAWRP, from the coding sequence ATGACCGAACTGAAGGAACCCATCAGCTGTGCCGCGCGTGAGTTCGGCCAGATCGTGCGTGCCGTACCTGCCGACAAGCTCCAGGCCGCGACACCGTGCGATGAGTACGACGTCCGCGGCCTGTGCAACCATTTGCTGTTCTGGATGCCGAGGCTGCTCGCCGCGGTTAGCAAGGACACTCCGGCGCCATTGGGCGACGGCGAGCGAGCGGCGGAGTTGGTCGTCGGCGACTGGGCAGATCGGCTCGCCGCGCAGGCCCTCGAACTCGCCGACGCGCTGCGCGACCCCGCTGCATGGCAGGGCAGTACGAGCATCGCGGGTGGTGAGCTGCCCGCCGCGATGGTCGGCAGGATGGCGCTGTGCGAGTTCGTGGTCCACGGCTGGGACCTCGCGGCGGCTACCGGCTTGCCCGCGCGCTACGAGTCCGACGTGGCCGTGGCGGCCGAGCAGGTCATGCGCGAGATCGGCGAGCAGGGCAGGCAATTCAAGGCATTCGGTCCCGAGGTGCCGCTCGGCGACGACGCGTCGGTGCTGGACCGGGTTGTCGCGCTTTCCGGCAGGGACCCGGCGTGGCGGCCCTAG